A portion of the Corynebacterium rouxii genome contains these proteins:
- a CDS encoding TM0106 family RecB-like putative nuclease has translation METDTYLQPSDLVGCRYRQVQRRRFPDVSATENSQLRRERLLDSRRAVFDLLPTKPQIGDTQRFLRIDLRPDYPARVDHEDIWQTYLQTLEAIADQASIITGAVLIGESEGIGWHAELDALIRRPDGCYLPLLVSNHRVARPARSTDQAKTVRMIATGRLGLGQPYKVATKLKHHSIDSFTLGLAAQALDSLGVGCRRALIIGQSRDQAFVLNTDFFQQGLSNALRATIPTGPRRVKECASCRFVDLCGAQLRERDDLSLFLSGDRANPFRERGIDTVQGLIDARLGRPSELAAAWRAHIPVLAVTEHVDHERFDVEIDIDVEAYLDHGAYLWGAYDGESYHPFVTWEPLGGQAEGGNFARFWAWLMGRRYAAEQAGQTFGAFCYSAHGENHWLRFSARRFHGKVEGVPSEAEVLDFIQSGQWHDVFVVVKRNLVGPEGLGLKIVAPAAGFSWEANDVDGEASVNLYREAVGLDTHADAETRIQARATLLSYNGDDCRATAAVRSWLNAGAPGVPLLNTMLH, from the coding sequence GTGGAAACTGATACGTACCTGCAACCTTCCGACCTAGTCGGTTGCCGCTACCGCCAAGTGCAGCGGCGGCGCTTCCCAGACGTATCGGCAACCGAAAACTCCCAGCTCAGGCGCGAACGCCTCCTTGATTCCCGCCGAGCCGTCTTTGACTTGCTGCCCACCAAGCCCCAGATCGGGGACACCCAGCGCTTCCTGCGTATTGATCTTCGCCCCGACTATCCCGCCCGCGTAGACCACGAGGATATATGGCAGACGTATCTGCAGACGTTGGAAGCCATCGCCGATCAAGCCAGCATTATCACTGGTGCAGTCCTCATCGGTGAGAGCGAGGGGATTGGGTGGCACGCAGAACTCGACGCGCTTATCCGACGCCCCGATGGCTGCTACCTTCCCCTGCTGGTGTCCAACCACCGGGTGGCCCGCCCCGCGCGCAGCACCGACCAGGCCAAAACGGTTCGGATGATCGCCACTGGGCGCCTAGGGCTGGGGCAGCCCTACAAGGTGGCCACCAAGCTCAAGCACCACTCCATTGACTCGTTCACGTTGGGTCTTGCTGCTCAGGCACTCGATAGCCTCGGAGTGGGGTGCCGGCGGGCGCTTATCATTGGGCAAAGCCGCGATCAGGCGTTTGTGCTCAATACCGACTTTTTCCAGCAGGGGCTTAGCAATGCGCTGCGCGCGACGATCCCAACGGGGCCGCGCCGGGTCAAGGAGTGTGCCAGCTGCAGGTTTGTTGACTTGTGCGGCGCTCAGCTGCGGGAGCGTGATGATCTGAGCCTGTTTTTAAGCGGTGATCGCGCTAATCCATTCCGCGAGCGGGGGATCGACACGGTCCAGGGGCTTATCGACGCCCGCCTCGGGCGACCTTCCGAACTTGCGGCGGCATGGCGCGCCCACATTCCCGTTCTCGCCGTGACTGAGCACGTAGATCATGAGCGCTTTGACGTAGAGATCGACATCGACGTAGAGGCCTACCTCGACCACGGTGCCTATCTGTGGGGTGCCTACGATGGTGAGAGCTATCATCCGTTTGTAACCTGGGAGCCTCTTGGAGGTCAGGCGGAAGGAGGAAACTTCGCGCGATTCTGGGCGTGGTTGATGGGGCGTCGATACGCAGCCGAGCAGGCCGGACAGACCTTCGGGGCATTTTGTTACTCCGCCCACGGCGAAAACCACTGGCTGCGCTTTAGCGCGCGCCGGTTCCACGGCAAAGTAGAAGGCGTGCCCAGCGAAGCCGAGGTGCTGGACTTCATCCAATCGGGGCAGTGGCACGACGTATTCGTGGTCGTCAAACGCAACCTCGTGGGCCCGGAAGGATTAGGGCTGAAGATCGTGGCCCCCGCCGCAGGGTTTAGCTGGGAGGCGAACGACGTTGACGGCGAGGCAAGCGTGAACCTCTACCGCGAAGCCGTGGGGCTCGATACCCACGCGGACGCAGAAACCAGGATACAGGCGCGCGCGACGCTGCTGAGCTACAACGGTGACGATTGTCGGGCGACCGCCGCGGTGCGCTCGTGGTTGAACGCGGGGGCACCTGGCGTGCCATTGTTGAACACAATGCTGCATTGA
- a CDS encoding DUF6474 family protein → MGLFESFRKARAKTKAEIKAAKAKARQEVKDATKLEIKRNKLLAQQEKALLKEERKGLKAKRKHEEKLAKTTLEQLKAGKFNKDNVLRYAGAARTLAPIVLPLIYRGITLAKEQANTKRALRLGIDPSDLARFAGHGAELKARIEGIRCSVKVSSLPKGFIADVEQRLDDLTFAVDNAEYMTPELRQRSHRSIANDLDQLARQIQDKIGE, encoded by the coding sequence ATGGGACTATTCGAATCCTTCCGTAAGGCTCGCGCGAAAACTAAAGCAGAAATCAAGGCAGCCAAAGCCAAGGCTCGCCAAGAAGTTAAAGACGCCACAAAGCTGGAAATAAAAAGAAATAAACTTCTCGCCCAACAAGAAAAGGCTCTCTTGAAAGAAGAACGCAAGGGCCTCAAGGCAAAGCGTAAGCACGAAGAAAAACTCGCCAAAACCACTTTGGAACAACTCAAGGCTGGCAAATTTAATAAAGATAATGTCTTGCGTTACGCCGGCGCTGCACGCACCTTAGCCCCTATTGTATTGCCGCTCATTTATCGCGGAATTACTTTGGCTAAAGAGCAGGCAAATACCAAGCGCGCGCTGCGCCTTGGTATTGATCCTTCCGACCTTGCCCGTTTTGCCGGCCACGGCGCTGAGCTCAAAGCCCGCATTGAGGGTATCCGCTGTTCGGTGAAGGTATCGTCGCTACCTAAGGGATTTATAGCTGATGTGGAGCAGCGTCTCGACGACCTCACCTTCGCCGTGGATAATGCCGAATACATGACCCCCGAACTGCGCCAGCGTAGCCACCGCAGCATTGCTAATGATCTAGACCAGTTAGCGCGTCAAATCCAAGATAAAATCGGCGAATAA
- a CDS encoding histone-like nucleoid-structuring protein Lsr2 yields MARREITQYFDDIDNTPLAEDQVHVVRFGVNGINYVLDLSADNAQKFEDALAPFIEKAHRAKVDESTHYDPKTVRAWAQKHNYQVADRGKIPSNVIEAFLKSTKR; encoded by the coding sequence ATGGCACGTCGTGAAATCACCCAGTACTTTGACGATATTGACAACACCCCACTGGCCGAAGATCAGGTTCATGTTGTGCGATTCGGCGTCAACGGTATTAATTACGTATTGGACCTTTCGGCCGATAATGCACAAAAGTTTGAGGACGCATTAGCGCCCTTCATAGAAAAGGCACACCGGGCTAAGGTCGACGAGTCGACACATTACGACCCCAAGACGGTTCGTGCGTGGGCCCAAAAGCATAACTATCAGGTAGCCGATCGAGGAAAGATCCCGTCGAATGTGATCGAGGCGTTCCTTAAGTCCACCAAGCGCTAA
- the hrrA gene encoding heme-responsive two-component system response HrrA (involved in regulating genes involved in heme utilization and export) — protein sequence MIRVLLADDHEIVRLGLRAVLESAEDIEVIGEVATAEAAIAAAEAGGIDVILMDLRFGPGVQGTKRTSGADATAAIRRRMDNPPEVLVVTNYDTDADILGAIEAGALGYMLKDAPPEELLAAVRSAAEGDTALSPTVANRLMSRVRAPRNSLTPRELEVLKLVAGGSSNRDIGRRLLLSEATVKSHLVHIYDKLGVRSRTSAVAIAREQGVL from the coding sequence ATGATTCGAGTTTTGCTCGCTGACGATCACGAAATTGTCCGCTTAGGCCTTCGAGCCGTACTCGAAAGCGCTGAAGACATCGAGGTAATCGGCGAAGTAGCCACCGCTGAAGCCGCCATCGCTGCAGCAGAAGCCGGCGGTATCGACGTGATCCTCATGGATCTGCGCTTCGGCCCAGGCGTGCAGGGGACAAAGCGCACCAGCGGTGCAGACGCAACCGCTGCCATCCGGCGCAGAATGGATAATCCGCCAGAGGTACTCGTAGTAACCAACTATGACACCGACGCGGACATCCTCGGCGCTATCGAAGCCGGTGCCTTGGGCTACATGCTCAAAGATGCGCCCCCAGAGGAACTGCTGGCGGCGGTGCGTTCCGCAGCAGAGGGTGATACCGCACTGTCGCCTACCGTGGCCAATCGTTTGATGTCGCGTGTGCGGGCCCCACGTAATTCGCTTACCCCACGCGAACTGGAAGTGCTCAAGCTGGTCGCCGGTGGCTCGTCCAACCGCGATATTGGGCGCAGGCTGCTGCTGTCTGAGGCGACGGTGAAAAGCCACCTCGTGCACATCTATGACAAGCTGGGTGTGCGTTCCCGCACCTCGGCGGTGGCTATCGCACGCGAACAAGGTGTGCTGTAA
- the hrrS gene encoding heme-responsive two-component system sensor histidine kinase HrrS (involved in regulating genes involved in heme utilization and export) — protein MGRASKGKAESCTTAGSAGAGAPETSLELGVFWEEQADSSTDTPNAAAGSNVRFMQSSLDPEKPSGTSHLTDTGQLDVSHHSGRPGAALYYRSMNVLTSVLLLVSLAGVVSLDRRSAIVAVILSTLFALFYAVAALSRRRAMWTKAMLLVILTVLWVFMLPIIPVSIYMVFPLFFLYLRVLPDIRGIILVVGATAIAITSQLAQLTIGAVMGPVVSALVVIAIHFAFEAIWKGAREREELIDELLATRNQLAETERAAGIAAERQRIAHEIHDTLAQGLSSIQMLLRVAEQDIKKSGMPEAEQQAPLHRMELARSTAAENLSEARAMIAALQPAALSKTSLEGALNRIAEHVVGPEISIEVDGEGRQLPMRVEAALVRIAQGALGNVAKHSGATHCHLTLSYGEEEVRLDVVDNGHGFDPEQVAQRPAGLGHVGISAMQQRAAELGGELVVESEPGQGTAVSVALPVDIEEIHSKDQDQC, from the coding sequence ATGGGGAGGGCGTCGAAAGGCAAAGCGGAATCGTGCACCACCGCGGGATCGGCGGGGGCAGGGGCGCCGGAAACCTCGTTGGAGCTAGGGGTGTTCTGGGAAGAACAAGCAGATAGCAGCACTGACACGCCCAACGCCGCAGCAGGCAGTAATGTACGTTTCATGCAGTCAAGCCTAGATCCTGAGAAGCCCTCAGGCACATCACACCTCACCGACACGGGGCAACTCGACGTTTCCCACCACTCTGGACGCCCCGGGGCCGCGCTGTACTACCGCTCCATGAACGTGCTCACCAGCGTGTTGTTGCTGGTATCGCTCGCCGGCGTGGTCAGCTTGGATCGCCGCAGCGCCATCGTCGCAGTCATCCTCAGCACGCTTTTTGCCTTGTTCTATGCTGTGGCCGCGCTGAGCCGACGGCGCGCCATGTGGACCAAAGCCATGCTGCTGGTCATCCTCACCGTGTTGTGGGTCTTTATGTTGCCTATCATCCCCGTGAGTATCTACATGGTATTCCCGCTGTTTTTCCTTTATCTGCGGGTGCTGCCCGATATTCGAGGCATTATTTTGGTGGTCGGCGCAACGGCAATCGCGATTACCAGCCAATTAGCGCAGCTGACCATTGGTGCGGTGATGGGGCCGGTGGTGTCGGCGCTGGTGGTCATCGCCATCCATTTCGCGTTCGAAGCGATCTGGAAGGGTGCGCGTGAGCGCGAGGAGCTTATCGACGAACTCCTAGCTACCCGCAATCAGCTGGCAGAAACGGAACGCGCCGCAGGTATCGCCGCAGAGCGCCAGCGTATCGCCCACGAGATTCACGACACGCTCGCCCAGGGGCTTTCGAGTATCCAAATGCTGCTGCGGGTTGCCGAGCAAGACATTAAAAAGTCCGGGATGCCGGAAGCGGAACAACAAGCACCCCTGCACCGCATGGAGCTTGCACGCTCGACCGCGGCAGAAAACTTAAGCGAAGCTCGTGCGATGATCGCAGCCTTGCAGCCAGCAGCGTTGAGTAAGACCTCGCTTGAAGGGGCATTGAATCGAATCGCGGAGCATGTGGTGGGTCCAGAGATCAGCATTGAGGTTGACGGTGAGGGACGCCAGCTACCCATGCGCGTGGAGGCGGCTCTGGTGCGTATCGCCCAAGGGGCGCTGGGCAACGTCGCAAAGCATTCGGGTGCCACGCATTGCCACCTCACACTTAGTTACGGGGAAGAAGAAGTGCGTCTCGACGTTGTGGACAACGGTCACGGCTTCGACCCCGAGCAAGTAGCCCAACGCCCTGCGGGGTTGGGGCACGTGGGCATTAGCGCTATGCAGCAACGCGCTGCGGAACTAGGTGGGGAGCTGGTTGTGGAGTCGGAACCTGGTCAAGGAACCGCGGTGTCGGTGGCGTTGCCTGTAGACATCGAGGAGATTCATTCAAAAGATCAGGATCAGTGTTAG
- a CDS encoding DUF2020 domain-containing protein, whose protein sequence is MLSACSSQNTPSSNEVSGAPAPADPAVVHDSALPFDALPMPPQGREGFEECPYLDSQWVADTNGQRMTGQGVDTRFDTPACVFWSYPEAPQATVMVRHMPSEEEAIRVVDWAAPIDTTEPAEEPEGWSGGRAGHEEGAVYAVQKGPVAVVVWSNQQQSLKAELMAKEAIVRLGL, encoded by the coding sequence CTGCTATCTGCTTGTTCTTCCCAGAACACCCCTAGCTCCAACGAGGTTTCCGGCGCCCCTGCCCCCGCCGATCCCGCGGTGGTGCACGATTCCGCTTTGCCTTTCGACGCCCTCCCCATGCCGCCCCAAGGCCGCGAGGGGTTCGAGGAGTGCCCGTATCTTGATTCCCAGTGGGTTGCCGACACAAATGGCCAGCGCATGACGGGCCAAGGCGTGGATACGCGTTTTGATACCCCCGCGTGCGTGTTCTGGTCTTATCCCGAGGCCCCGCAGGCCACGGTGATGGTGCGTCATATGCCTTCTGAGGAAGAGGCCATTCGGGTGGTTGATTGGGCGGCCCCTATTGATACCACCGAGCCTGCCGAGGAACCGGAGGGCTGGTCGGGTGGCCGTGCCGGCCATGAGGAGGGTGCGGTGTATGCCGTACAAAAGGGCCCTGTTGCTGTGGTGGTGTGGAGTAACCAGCAGCAGTCGTTGAAGGCGGAGCTGATGGCTAAGGAGGCCATTGTCCGATTAGGTCTCTAA
- the uhpT gene encoding hexose-6-phosphate:phosphate antiporter, which translates to MFSVFDLKKIPNKGIPLEQQRKMWLGQFLKAFFVVFFVYMSMYFIRNNFKAAQPMLKEDFGLTTLQLGYIGLAFSITYGIGKTLVGYFVDGHNSKRIISTLLICASTVVLLMGLLLSYFGSVIGIFIVLWGLNGLFQSAGGPASYSTISRWAPRTKRGKYLGLWNASHNVGGALAGGLALWGANVFFGGNVVGMFIFPALIGLTIGIIGLFVGKDDPEELGWNRSEEIFGEAVEAENSQAETMPQREIFLNYVLKNPWLWTLCIANVFVYIVRIGIDNWAPLYVTEELHFDKGDAVNTIFYFEIGALVASLLWGYVSDLLKGRRAIVAIGCLSMIYFAVMLYRNASSVTMVNLSLFILGALIFGPQLLIGVSLVGFVPKRAISVANGMTGTFGYLFGDSMAKVGLAAIADPEQKGLTVFGHLLHGWGAVFTVFYFALTVGIILLMIVAVGEERRIRKLQAAEAVGKTLA; encoded by the coding sequence ATGTTCAGCGTGTTCGATCTCAAGAAAATCCCCAACAAAGGAATACCACTCGAGCAACAACGCAAGATGTGGCTGGGACAGTTCCTCAAGGCGTTCTTCGTCGTGTTCTTCGTGTACATGTCGATGTACTTCATCAGGAACAACTTCAAAGCCGCACAGCCGATGCTCAAAGAAGACTTCGGCCTCACCACCCTCCAACTGGGCTACATCGGCCTCGCCTTCTCCATCACCTACGGCATCGGCAAAACCTTGGTCGGCTACTTCGTAGACGGTCACAACTCCAAGCGCATCATCTCTACTCTGCTGATCTGCGCCTCCACCGTGGTCCTCCTGATGGGCTTGCTGCTGAGCTACTTCGGCTCAGTCATCGGCATCTTTATCGTCTTGTGGGGCCTTAACGGTCTATTCCAATCCGCAGGCGGCCCCGCCTCCTATTCGACGATTTCTCGCTGGGCACCCCGAACCAAACGCGGCAAATACCTAGGCCTATGGAACGCCTCCCACAACGTCGGTGGCGCACTCGCCGGTGGCCTAGCGCTCTGGGGCGCTAACGTATTCTTCGGCGGCAACGTCGTCGGCATGTTCATCTTCCCAGCACTGATCGGCCTCACCATCGGTATCATCGGCCTCTTCGTCGGCAAAGACGACCCCGAGGAACTGGGCTGGAACCGCAGCGAGGAAATCTTCGGCGAGGCCGTAGAAGCAGAAAACTCCCAGGCAGAAACCATGCCCCAGCGCGAAATCTTCCTTAACTACGTGCTGAAAAACCCCTGGCTGTGGACGCTCTGTATCGCCAACGTCTTCGTCTACATCGTCCGCATTGGTATCGACAACTGGGCACCGCTCTACGTCACCGAGGAACTCCACTTTGACAAGGGCGACGCCGTGAACACCATCTTCTACTTCGAGATCGGCGCACTGGTGGCCAGCCTGCTATGGGGCTACGTCTCCGACCTGCTCAAAGGTCGCCGCGCCATCGTGGCAATCGGCTGCCTTTCCATGATCTACTTCGCCGTGATGCTCTACCGCAACGCCAGCAGCGTCACCATGGTCAACCTGTCGCTGTTCATCTTGGGCGCGCTCATCTTCGGACCTCAGCTGCTCATCGGCGTCTCGCTCGTCGGCTTCGTACCTAAGCGCGCAATCAGCGTGGCTAACGGCATGACCGGTACCTTCGGCTACCTCTTTGGCGACTCCATGGCCAAAGTCGGCCTCGCCGCCATCGCAGACCCCGAACAAAAAGGTCTCACCGTCTTCGGACACCTCCTCCACGGCTGGGGTGCCGTCTTTACCGTCTTCTACTTCGCACTGACCGTCGGTATCATCTTGCTCATGATCGTCGCCGTCGGCGAAGAACGCCGCATCCGCAAACTCCAAGCTGCAGAGGCCGTGGGAAAGACACTCGCCTAG
- a CDS encoding class E sortase, whose amino-acid sequence MSSPVVSPEQHLTARRRPRVTVTQVIGELLLTAGVLFFLFAFYEAYWTNIEAGKAQAAVSDKMDDQWKERVNPRKKLTPELGEAFARMYIPQFGSDFQFAIVEGTTDADLEAGPGHYKDTQLPGERGNFAVAGHRVGKGAPFNDLGNLNVCDAIVVETRTSWSVYRVMPVDSSGQQRYDEAMGCFTPEQAERITHGDYEHVNGRFITTPGDVSTISALPETDVIEADPGMEGIMTMTTCHPQFSNAERMIVHAMLTEHFPKNGDNKPAALEEG is encoded by the coding sequence ATGAGTAGTCCCGTGGTTTCTCCCGAGCAACACCTCACGGCGCGGCGTCGTCCGCGGGTGACGGTCACGCAAGTGATCGGGGAGCTGCTGCTCACAGCAGGTGTGCTGTTTTTCCTCTTCGCTTTCTATGAGGCGTATTGGACCAACATTGAGGCTGGTAAGGCCCAGGCTGCGGTGAGCGACAAGATGGATGACCAGTGGAAAGAGCGGGTGAATCCGCGTAAGAAGCTCACCCCTGAGTTGGGTGAAGCGTTTGCGCGTATGTACATTCCGCAGTTTGGTTCGGATTTCCAGTTCGCGATCGTGGAAGGCACGACGGATGCGGATCTAGAGGCTGGTCCTGGTCATTACAAGGACACGCAGCTGCCGGGTGAGCGCGGCAACTTTGCGGTTGCTGGTCACCGCGTGGGCAAGGGCGCGCCTTTTAATGATCTGGGCAACTTGAACGTGTGTGATGCGATTGTGGTGGAAACGCGCACGTCGTGGAGCGTGTATCGCGTCATGCCGGTGGATTCTTCTGGCCAACAGCGTTACGACGAAGCCATGGGGTGCTTTACTCCTGAGCAAGCTGAGCGGATAACGCATGGCGATTATGAGCATGTTAATGGCCGGTTTATTACTACTCCAGGTGATGTGTCGACAATTAGCGCGCTGCCGGAGACGGATGTGATCGAGGCAGATCCTGGGATGGAAGGCATTATGACGATGACGACCTGCCACCCGCAGTTTTCCAATGCGGAACGCATGATCGTGCACGCCATGCTGACCGAGCACTTCCCTAAAAACGGGGACAATAAACCAGCAGCGTTAGAGGAAGGCTAA
- a CDS encoding TetR/AcrR family transcriptional regulator has product MAEAKSTKTMSRRRNRPSPRQRLLDGATQLFTTEGIRVIGIDRILREADVAKASLYSLFGSKDALVIAYLQNLDEKWREQYYERTAEMGSPSEKILAFFDQCIDEEPLKDYRGSHFQNAANEYPRPETDSEREIVSVVMEHRRWCLETLTQLLTEKNGYPGTVQANQLMVFLDGGLAGCRLNRSVESLKTARDLAVQLLSAPPADYSI; this is encoded by the coding sequence TTGGCCGAGGCGAAAAGCACGAAGACGATGAGTCGTCGACGTAACCGTCCGAGCCCTCGTCAGCGCCTTTTGGATGGCGCAACGCAGCTTTTTACCACCGAGGGAATTCGGGTGATCGGCATTGATCGCATTTTGCGTGAGGCTGATGTAGCCAAGGCGAGTTTGTACTCTCTGTTCGGATCCAAGGATGCGCTGGTTATTGCCTATTTGCAGAACTTGGATGAAAAGTGGCGCGAGCAGTATTACGAGCGCACTGCTGAGATGGGTTCGCCAAGCGAGAAAATTCTCGCATTTTTTGACCAGTGCATTGATGAGGAGCCGTTGAAGGATTATCGCGGTTCGCACTTCCAGAATGCTGCTAACGAGTATCCGCGCCCAGAGACGGATAGTGAGCGCGAGATCGTGTCGGTTGTGATGGAACACCGCCGATGGTGTTTGGAAACGTTAACCCAGTTGTTGACGGAGAAGAACGGGTATCCCGGTACTGTTCAGGCTAATCAGTTGATGGTTTTTCTGGATGGTGGTCTTGCGGGTTGTCGTCTGAATCGCTCGGTGGAGTCGTTGAAGACTGCTCGGGATCTTGCGGTTCAGTTGTTGTCTGCTCCTCCTGCTGATTATTCGATTTAG
- a CDS encoding GlsB/YeaQ/YmgE family stress response membrane protein, producing the protein MLGLGIIGWIIIGGLAGWIASKIKGTDAQQGIGLNIIVGIVGGFLGGWLLSLFGVDVAGGGLFFSFFTCLLGAVILISLVQLVTRKK; encoded by the coding sequence ATGCTCGGACTAGGAATTATCGGCTGGATTATTATCGGCGGCCTTGCAGGCTGGATTGCGTCCAAAATTAAGGGCACTGACGCCCAGCAGGGCATCGGCCTGAACATTATCGTCGGTATTGTTGGCGGTTTCTTGGGCGGCTGGCTGTTGAGCCTTTTTGGTGTCGACGTTGCAGGTGGCGGTCTCTTCTTTAGCTTCTTCACCTGCTTGCTAGGCGCGGTCATCCTGATTAGCTTGGTGCAGCTAGTTACTCGCAAGAAGTAA